Proteins co-encoded in one Girardinichthys multiradiatus isolate DD_20200921_A chromosome 11, DD_fGirMul_XY1, whole genome shotgun sequence genomic window:
- the tcerg1b gene encoding transcription elongation regulator 1 isoform X3 — protein MADQTESETLGFNDNRMAQQAVRFRSPAPAAAPAPTPTQTPVLRGPPPLLRPPPPPFGMMRGPPPRPPFARPPFDPNMPPIPPPGGMPPPIGPPHLQRPPFLPPPIGNLPPPPGMLFPPGMPPVPSSGNPALNPTEEIWVENKTSEAKTYYYNARTRESSWSKPEGVKIIQQSELNPLLVAGGTAGGSGGNVGATGAASTNSGNTAASTATASPTQAPTSLPTHTLTSSPDPTTTPPPSVTIAATIVADLPPVATVTSTVAVSPVTVVTVSTVPSPVTAVQTVPLLPAALPHSVAQPTAAIPAFPPVMVPPFRVPLPGMHIPLPGMLPGMGPPLVSMMHPQLTLSPAPASIAGSLHLPEWTEYRTADGKTYYYNNRTLESTWEKPQALVEKEKEAEKAKERLTQEEAEAMEMEEDEIKIENTNNEKVEPKEEEMTEEEKAAQKARPVATNPIPGTPWCVVWTGDDRVFFYNPTTRLSMWDRPEELVGRADVDKHIQEPPHKRGLEDGKKTGVNKEEPEASMAAEESPDEEPSKAKKRKKEDTKEADSEKEAAMEAELRAARERAVVPLEARMTQFRDMLLERGVSAFSTWDKELHKIVFDPRYLLLNPKERKQVFDQYVKTRAEEERKEKKNKLMQAKEDFRRMMEDSKLTPKTTFSEFAMKHGRDPRFKAIDKMKDREAIFIEFMTVMRKRDKEDSKTRGEKVRQDFFDLLNDQHVEGNQRWSKVKERLETDPRYKAVDSSALREELFKQFMEKQAKNVDIDKERELERQARIEASLREREREVQKARSEQTKEIDREREQHKREEAIQNFKALMSDMVRSSDATWSDTRRNLRKDHRWESASLLEREEKEKLFNEHVEALAKKKKEQFRQLLDETSMITLTTSWKEVKKVIKDDPRCIKFSSSDRKRQREFEDYIKDKYITAKADFRTLLKETKFITYRSRKLIQESDQHLKDVEKILQNDKRYLVLECVPEERRKLIMFYIEDLDRRGPPPPPTASEPTRRSTK, from the exons ATGGCGGACCAGACAGAGAGCGAAACTCTTGGGTTTAACGACAACAG AATGGCGCAGCAGGCAGTGCGGTTCCGCAGTCCTGCCCCTGCCGCAGCCCCTGCACCTACGCCAACCCAGACCCCAGTTTTACGAGGCCCTCCACCACTGCTTAGGCCACCGCCACCTCCTTTTGGGATGATGAGGGGACCCCCACCAAGACCTCCGTTTGCACGACCTCCCTTTGACCCAAACATGCCGCCTATCCCACCACCAGGAGGCATGCCACCACCCATTGGACCCCCTCACCTCCAG AGACCTCCTTTCCTTCCGCCTCCCATTGGTAACCTGCCGCCTCCTCCAGGGATGCTGTTTCCTCCTGGGATGCCTCCTGTTCCTTCATCTGGAAACCCAGCTCTCAATCCTACAGAAGAAATCTGGGTAGAGAACAAGACTTCAGAGGCAAAA ACATATTACTATAACGCCCGGACCAGAGAGTCTTCATGGAGCAAACCAGAGGGTGTGAAGATAATCCAGCAGTCTGAGCTCAATCCTCTTCTGGTAGCCGGGGGTACAGCTGGGGGTTCAGGTGGAAACGTGGGAGCGACTGGGGCTGCTAGCACCAACAGCGGCAACACAGCTGCCAGCACGGCGACGGCCTCCCCCACTCAGGCCCCAACCTCTTTGCCAACCCACACACTCACCTCAAGTCCAGACCCCACCACCACCCCACCACCCTCTGTGACCATCGCAG CCACCATTGTGGCAGACCTCCCCCCTGTTGCTACAGTGACTTCAACTGTTGCCGTGTCGCCAGTCACTGTGGTGACTGTTTCCACGGTGCCATCACCGGTCACCGCAGTTCAGACTGTGCCACTGCTGCCCGCAGCCTTGCCTCACAGTGTGGCCCAGCCCACTGCAGCCATACCTGCCTTCCCACCCGTCATGGTGCCACCTTTCCGGGTGCCTTTGCCAGGCATGCACATCCCTCTACCAG GCATGCTCCCTGGTATGGGCCCCCCTTTAGTTTCCATGATGCACCCGCAGCTGACTCTTTCACCGGCTCCCGCTTCCATAGCCGGATCACTGCATCTTCCTGAGTGGACGGAGTACAGGACAGCTGATGGGAAAACGTACTACTACAACAACCGGACGCTGGAGTCCACCTGGGAGAAACCACAGGCTCTTGTAGAGAAAG AAAAGGAAGCAGAAAAGGCCAAAGAGCGCCTGACCCAGGAGGAAGCTGAGGCTATGGAAATGGAGGAGGATGAGATCAAAATAGAAAACACTAATAATGAGAAGGTG GAACCTAAAGAGGAAGAGATGACAGAGGAAGAAAAGGCAGCTCAGAAAGCCAGGCCTGTAGCCACCAACCCCATACCTGGCACACCTTG GTGCGTTGTATGGACGGGTGATGACCGTGTATTCTTCTACAACCCGACCACACGGCTGTCCATGTGGGACCGCCCTGAAGAGCTGGTCGGTCGAGCTGACGTGGACAAACACATTCAGGAGCCGCCACACAAGAGAGGTCTAGAGGACGGCAAGAAGACAG GAGTCAACAAGGAGGAGCCAGAGGCATCAATGGCTGCTGAAGAAAGCCCAGACGAGGAGCCAAGCAAAGCCAAAAAGAGAAA GAAGGAAGACACAAAGGAGGCAGACTCTGAGAAAGAAGCAGCCATGGAGGCGGAGCTCCGAGCTGCCAGAGAAAGAGCTGTGGTGCCACTAGAGGCCAGGATGACCCAGTTCAGGGACATGCTGCTGGAGAGAGGG GTGTCTGCGTTCTCAACCTGGGACAAAGAACTTCATAAGATCGTGTTTGACCCACGCTACCTTCTGCTCAACCCAAAAGAAAGGAAACAA GTTTTTGATCAGTATGTGAAAACACGAGCCGAAGAGGAGAGGAAGGAGAAGAAGAACAAGCTCATGCAGGCCAAAGAGGATTTCAGGCGGATGATGGAGGATTCCAAGCTCACACCCAA AACAACATTTAGTGAATTTGCTATGAAGCATGGAAGAGATCCACGATTCAAGGCCATCGACAAGATGAAGGACAGGGAGGCTATCTTCATCGAATTTATGACTGTTATGAggaagagagacaaagaagactCTAAAACCAGAGGAGAGAAG GTTAGGCAAGACTTTTTTGATCTCCTAAATGACCAGCATGTCGAGGGGAATCAGCGATGGAGCAAAGTGAAAGAACGGCTAGAGACGGACCCGCGATACAAGGCTGTGGACAGCTCGGCACTCAGAGAGGAACTTTTCAAACAGTTCATGGAGAAACAGGCCAAG AATGTGGACATTGATAAGGAGCGGGAGCTGGAGCGGCAGGCTCGTATCGAGGCGAGTctcagagagagggagagggaggTGCAGAAAGCCCGATCAGAACAGACCAAAGAGATCGACCGAGAAAGGGAGCAGCACAAAAGGGAGGAGGCCATCCAGAATTTCAAAGCCCTCATGTCTGATATG GTACGTTCTTCAGACGCAACGTGGTCAGACACCCGCCGCAACCTGCGGAAGGACCATCGCTGGGAGTCTGCTTCTCTACTGGAAagggaggagaaggagaagcTGTTTAACGAGCACGTTGAAGCTCTggcaaagaagaagaaggaacaATTCAGGCAGCTGCTTGACGAGACCAGCATG ATCACGCTGACAACTTCATGGAAGGAAGTGAAGAAGGTCATCAAGGATGACCCTCGCTGTATTAAATTCTCCTCTAGTGACCGA AAGAGACAGCGAGAATTTGAAGACTACATCAAAGACAAATACATCACAGCCAAAGCTGACTTCAGAACCCTGCTAAAGGAGACAAAGTTCATCACTTACAG gtcaagaaagctgatccaggagtcaGACCAACATCTAAAAGATGTGGAGAAGATCCTTCAAAACGACAAGCGATACCTTGTCCTGGAGTGTGTCCCAGAGGAGCGCAGAAAGCTGATCATGTTCTACATCGAAGACTTAGACCGACGTGGACCGCCTCCTCCCCCCACCGCCTCTGAGCCGACTCGACGCTCCACCAAGTGA
- the tcerg1b gene encoding transcription elongation regulator 1 isoform X1, with protein MADQTESETLGFNDNRMAQQAVRFRSPAPAAAPAPTPTQTPVLRGPPPLLRPPPPPFGMMRGPPPRPPFARPPFDPNMPPIPPPGGMPPPIGPPHLQRPPFLPPPIGNLPPPPGMLFPPGMPPVPSSGNPALNPTEEIWVENKTSEAKTYYYNARTRESSWSKPEGVKIIQQSELNPLLVAGGTAGGSGGNVGATGAASTNSGNTAASTATASPTQAPTSLPTHTLTSSPDPTTTPPPSVTIAATIVADLPPVATVTSTVAVSPVTVVTVSTVPSPVTAVQTVPLLPAALPHSVAQPTAAIPAFPPVMVPPFRVPLPGMHIPLPGVAMVQIVGAPCVKAGPSANGMLPGMGPPLVSMMHPQLTLSPAPASIAGSLHLPEWTEYRTADGKTYYYNNRTLESTWEKPQALVEKEKEAEKAKERLTQEEAEAMEMEEDEIKIENTNNEKVEPKEEEMTEEEKAAQKARPVATNPIPGTPWCVVWTGDDRVFFYNPTTRLSMWDRPEELVGRADVDKHIQEPPHKRGLEDGKKTGVNKEEPEASMAAEESPDEEPSKAKKRKKEDTKEADSEKEAAMEAELRAARERAVVPLEARMTQFRDMLLERGVSAFSTWDKELHKIVFDPRYLLLNPKERKQVFDQYVKTRAEEERKEKKNKLMQAKEDFRRMMEDSKLTPKTTFSEFAMKHGRDPRFKAIDKMKDREAIFIEFMTVMRKRDKEDSKTRGEKVRQDFFDLLNDQHVEGNQRWSKVKERLETDPRYKAVDSSALREELFKQFMEKQAKNVDIDKERELERQARIEASLREREREVQKARSEQTKEIDREREQHKREEAIQNFKALMSDMVRSSDATWSDTRRNLRKDHRWESASLLEREEKEKLFNEHVEALAKKKKEQFRQLLDETSMITLTTSWKEVKKVIKDDPRCIKFSSSDRKRQREFEDYIKDKYITAKADFRTLLKETKFITYRSRKLIQESDQHLKDVEKILQNDKRYLVLECVPEERRKLIMFYIEDLDRRGPPPPPTASEPTRRSTK; from the exons ATGGCGGACCAGACAGAGAGCGAAACTCTTGGGTTTAACGACAACAG AATGGCGCAGCAGGCAGTGCGGTTCCGCAGTCCTGCCCCTGCCGCAGCCCCTGCACCTACGCCAACCCAGACCCCAGTTTTACGAGGCCCTCCACCACTGCTTAGGCCACCGCCACCTCCTTTTGGGATGATGAGGGGACCCCCACCAAGACCTCCGTTTGCACGACCTCCCTTTGACCCAAACATGCCGCCTATCCCACCACCAGGAGGCATGCCACCACCCATTGGACCCCCTCACCTCCAG AGACCTCCTTTCCTTCCGCCTCCCATTGGTAACCTGCCGCCTCCTCCAGGGATGCTGTTTCCTCCTGGGATGCCTCCTGTTCCTTCATCTGGAAACCCAGCTCTCAATCCTACAGAAGAAATCTGGGTAGAGAACAAGACTTCAGAGGCAAAA ACATATTACTATAACGCCCGGACCAGAGAGTCTTCATGGAGCAAACCAGAGGGTGTGAAGATAATCCAGCAGTCTGAGCTCAATCCTCTTCTGGTAGCCGGGGGTACAGCTGGGGGTTCAGGTGGAAACGTGGGAGCGACTGGGGCTGCTAGCACCAACAGCGGCAACACAGCTGCCAGCACGGCGACGGCCTCCCCCACTCAGGCCCCAACCTCTTTGCCAACCCACACACTCACCTCAAGTCCAGACCCCACCACCACCCCACCACCCTCTGTGACCATCGCAG CCACCATTGTGGCAGACCTCCCCCCTGTTGCTACAGTGACTTCAACTGTTGCCGTGTCGCCAGTCACTGTGGTGACTGTTTCCACGGTGCCATCACCGGTCACCGCAGTTCAGACTGTGCCACTGCTGCCCGCAGCCTTGCCTCACAGTGTGGCCCAGCCCACTGCAGCCATACCTGCCTTCCCACCCGTCATGGTGCCACCTTTCCGGGTGCCTTTGCCAGGCATGCACATCCCTCTACCAG GTGTAGCAATGGTGCAGATAGTAGGTGCTCCCTGTGTAAAGGCAGGCCCCAGCGCCAACG GCATGCTCCCTGGTATGGGCCCCCCTTTAGTTTCCATGATGCACCCGCAGCTGACTCTTTCACCGGCTCCCGCTTCCATAGCCGGATCACTGCATCTTCCTGAGTGGACGGAGTACAGGACAGCTGATGGGAAAACGTACTACTACAACAACCGGACGCTGGAGTCCACCTGGGAGAAACCACAGGCTCTTGTAGAGAAAG AAAAGGAAGCAGAAAAGGCCAAAGAGCGCCTGACCCAGGAGGAAGCTGAGGCTATGGAAATGGAGGAGGATGAGATCAAAATAGAAAACACTAATAATGAGAAGGTG GAACCTAAAGAGGAAGAGATGACAGAGGAAGAAAAGGCAGCTCAGAAAGCCAGGCCTGTAGCCACCAACCCCATACCTGGCACACCTTG GTGCGTTGTATGGACGGGTGATGACCGTGTATTCTTCTACAACCCGACCACACGGCTGTCCATGTGGGACCGCCCTGAAGAGCTGGTCGGTCGAGCTGACGTGGACAAACACATTCAGGAGCCGCCACACAAGAGAGGTCTAGAGGACGGCAAGAAGACAG GAGTCAACAAGGAGGAGCCAGAGGCATCAATGGCTGCTGAAGAAAGCCCAGACGAGGAGCCAAGCAAAGCCAAAAAGAGAAA GAAGGAAGACACAAAGGAGGCAGACTCTGAGAAAGAAGCAGCCATGGAGGCGGAGCTCCGAGCTGCCAGAGAAAGAGCTGTGGTGCCACTAGAGGCCAGGATGACCCAGTTCAGGGACATGCTGCTGGAGAGAGGG GTGTCTGCGTTCTCAACCTGGGACAAAGAACTTCATAAGATCGTGTTTGACCCACGCTACCTTCTGCTCAACCCAAAAGAAAGGAAACAA GTTTTTGATCAGTATGTGAAAACACGAGCCGAAGAGGAGAGGAAGGAGAAGAAGAACAAGCTCATGCAGGCCAAAGAGGATTTCAGGCGGATGATGGAGGATTCCAAGCTCACACCCAA AACAACATTTAGTGAATTTGCTATGAAGCATGGAAGAGATCCACGATTCAAGGCCATCGACAAGATGAAGGACAGGGAGGCTATCTTCATCGAATTTATGACTGTTATGAggaagagagacaaagaagactCTAAAACCAGAGGAGAGAAG GTTAGGCAAGACTTTTTTGATCTCCTAAATGACCAGCATGTCGAGGGGAATCAGCGATGGAGCAAAGTGAAAGAACGGCTAGAGACGGACCCGCGATACAAGGCTGTGGACAGCTCGGCACTCAGAGAGGAACTTTTCAAACAGTTCATGGAGAAACAGGCCAAG AATGTGGACATTGATAAGGAGCGGGAGCTGGAGCGGCAGGCTCGTATCGAGGCGAGTctcagagagagggagagggaggTGCAGAAAGCCCGATCAGAACAGACCAAAGAGATCGACCGAGAAAGGGAGCAGCACAAAAGGGAGGAGGCCATCCAGAATTTCAAAGCCCTCATGTCTGATATG GTACGTTCTTCAGACGCAACGTGGTCAGACACCCGCCGCAACCTGCGGAAGGACCATCGCTGGGAGTCTGCTTCTCTACTGGAAagggaggagaaggagaagcTGTTTAACGAGCACGTTGAAGCTCTggcaaagaagaagaaggaacaATTCAGGCAGCTGCTTGACGAGACCAGCATG ATCACGCTGACAACTTCATGGAAGGAAGTGAAGAAGGTCATCAAGGATGACCCTCGCTGTATTAAATTCTCCTCTAGTGACCGA AAGAGACAGCGAGAATTTGAAGACTACATCAAAGACAAATACATCACAGCCAAAGCTGACTTCAGAACCCTGCTAAAGGAGACAAAGTTCATCACTTACAG gtcaagaaagctgatccaggagtcaGACCAACATCTAAAAGATGTGGAGAAGATCCTTCAAAACGACAAGCGATACCTTGTCCTGGAGTGTGTCCCAGAGGAGCGCAGAAAGCTGATCATGTTCTACATCGAAGACTTAGACCGACGTGGACCGCCTCCTCCCCCCACCGCCTCTGAGCCGACTCGACGCTCCACCAAGTGA
- the tcerg1b gene encoding transcription elongation regulator 1 isoform X2: protein MADQTESETLGFNDNRMAQQAVRFRSPAPAAAPAPTPTQTPVLRGPPPLLRPPPPPFGMMRGPPPRPPFARPPFDPNMPPIPPPGGMPPPIGPPHLQRPPFLPPPIGNLPPPPGMLFPPGMPPVPSSGNPALNPTEEIWVENKTSEAKTYYYNARTRESSWSKPEGVKIIQQSELNPLLVAGGTAGGSGGNVGATGAASTNSGNTAASTATASPTQAPTSLPTHTLTSSPDPTTTPPPSVTIAATIVADLPPVATVTSTVAVSPVTVVTVSTVPSPVTAVQTVPLLPAALPHSVAQPTAAIPAFPPVMVPPFRVPLPGMHIPLPGVAMVQIVGAPCVKAGPSANGMLPGMGPPLVSMMHPQLTLSPAPASIAGSLHLPEWTEYRTADGKTYYYNNRTLESTWEKPQALVEKEKEAEKAKERLTQEEAEAMEMEEDEIKIENTNNEKEPKEEEMTEEEKAAQKARPVATNPIPGTPWCVVWTGDDRVFFYNPTTRLSMWDRPEELVGRADVDKHIQEPPHKRGLEDGKKTGVNKEEPEASMAAEESPDEEPSKAKKRKKEDTKEADSEKEAAMEAELRAARERAVVPLEARMTQFRDMLLERGVSAFSTWDKELHKIVFDPRYLLLNPKERKQVFDQYVKTRAEEERKEKKNKLMQAKEDFRRMMEDSKLTPKTTFSEFAMKHGRDPRFKAIDKMKDREAIFIEFMTVMRKRDKEDSKTRGEKVRQDFFDLLNDQHVEGNQRWSKVKERLETDPRYKAVDSSALREELFKQFMEKQAKNVDIDKERELERQARIEASLREREREVQKARSEQTKEIDREREQHKREEAIQNFKALMSDMVRSSDATWSDTRRNLRKDHRWESASLLEREEKEKLFNEHVEALAKKKKEQFRQLLDETSMITLTTSWKEVKKVIKDDPRCIKFSSSDRKRQREFEDYIKDKYITAKADFRTLLKETKFITYRSRKLIQESDQHLKDVEKILQNDKRYLVLECVPEERRKLIMFYIEDLDRRGPPPPPTASEPTRRSTK, encoded by the exons ATGGCGGACCAGACAGAGAGCGAAACTCTTGGGTTTAACGACAACAG AATGGCGCAGCAGGCAGTGCGGTTCCGCAGTCCTGCCCCTGCCGCAGCCCCTGCACCTACGCCAACCCAGACCCCAGTTTTACGAGGCCCTCCACCACTGCTTAGGCCACCGCCACCTCCTTTTGGGATGATGAGGGGACCCCCACCAAGACCTCCGTTTGCACGACCTCCCTTTGACCCAAACATGCCGCCTATCCCACCACCAGGAGGCATGCCACCACCCATTGGACCCCCTCACCTCCAG AGACCTCCTTTCCTTCCGCCTCCCATTGGTAACCTGCCGCCTCCTCCAGGGATGCTGTTTCCTCCTGGGATGCCTCCTGTTCCTTCATCTGGAAACCCAGCTCTCAATCCTACAGAAGAAATCTGGGTAGAGAACAAGACTTCAGAGGCAAAA ACATATTACTATAACGCCCGGACCAGAGAGTCTTCATGGAGCAAACCAGAGGGTGTGAAGATAATCCAGCAGTCTGAGCTCAATCCTCTTCTGGTAGCCGGGGGTACAGCTGGGGGTTCAGGTGGAAACGTGGGAGCGACTGGGGCTGCTAGCACCAACAGCGGCAACACAGCTGCCAGCACGGCGACGGCCTCCCCCACTCAGGCCCCAACCTCTTTGCCAACCCACACACTCACCTCAAGTCCAGACCCCACCACCACCCCACCACCCTCTGTGACCATCGCAG CCACCATTGTGGCAGACCTCCCCCCTGTTGCTACAGTGACTTCAACTGTTGCCGTGTCGCCAGTCACTGTGGTGACTGTTTCCACGGTGCCATCACCGGTCACCGCAGTTCAGACTGTGCCACTGCTGCCCGCAGCCTTGCCTCACAGTGTGGCCCAGCCCACTGCAGCCATACCTGCCTTCCCACCCGTCATGGTGCCACCTTTCCGGGTGCCTTTGCCAGGCATGCACATCCCTCTACCAG GTGTAGCAATGGTGCAGATAGTAGGTGCTCCCTGTGTAAAGGCAGGCCCCAGCGCCAACG GCATGCTCCCTGGTATGGGCCCCCCTTTAGTTTCCATGATGCACCCGCAGCTGACTCTTTCACCGGCTCCCGCTTCCATAGCCGGATCACTGCATCTTCCTGAGTGGACGGAGTACAGGACAGCTGATGGGAAAACGTACTACTACAACAACCGGACGCTGGAGTCCACCTGGGAGAAACCACAGGCTCTTGTAGAGAAAG AAAAGGAAGCAGAAAAGGCCAAAGAGCGCCTGACCCAGGAGGAAGCTGAGGCTATGGAAATGGAGGAGGATGAGATCAAAATAGAAAACACTAATAATGAGAAG GAACCTAAAGAGGAAGAGATGACAGAGGAAGAAAAGGCAGCTCAGAAAGCCAGGCCTGTAGCCACCAACCCCATACCTGGCACACCTTG GTGCGTTGTATGGACGGGTGATGACCGTGTATTCTTCTACAACCCGACCACACGGCTGTCCATGTGGGACCGCCCTGAAGAGCTGGTCGGTCGAGCTGACGTGGACAAACACATTCAGGAGCCGCCACACAAGAGAGGTCTAGAGGACGGCAAGAAGACAG GAGTCAACAAGGAGGAGCCAGAGGCATCAATGGCTGCTGAAGAAAGCCCAGACGAGGAGCCAAGCAAAGCCAAAAAGAGAAA GAAGGAAGACACAAAGGAGGCAGACTCTGAGAAAGAAGCAGCCATGGAGGCGGAGCTCCGAGCTGCCAGAGAAAGAGCTGTGGTGCCACTAGAGGCCAGGATGACCCAGTTCAGGGACATGCTGCTGGAGAGAGGG GTGTCTGCGTTCTCAACCTGGGACAAAGAACTTCATAAGATCGTGTTTGACCCACGCTACCTTCTGCTCAACCCAAAAGAAAGGAAACAA GTTTTTGATCAGTATGTGAAAACACGAGCCGAAGAGGAGAGGAAGGAGAAGAAGAACAAGCTCATGCAGGCCAAAGAGGATTTCAGGCGGATGATGGAGGATTCCAAGCTCACACCCAA AACAACATTTAGTGAATTTGCTATGAAGCATGGAAGAGATCCACGATTCAAGGCCATCGACAAGATGAAGGACAGGGAGGCTATCTTCATCGAATTTATGACTGTTATGAggaagagagacaaagaagactCTAAAACCAGAGGAGAGAAG GTTAGGCAAGACTTTTTTGATCTCCTAAATGACCAGCATGTCGAGGGGAATCAGCGATGGAGCAAAGTGAAAGAACGGCTAGAGACGGACCCGCGATACAAGGCTGTGGACAGCTCGGCACTCAGAGAGGAACTTTTCAAACAGTTCATGGAGAAACAGGCCAAG AATGTGGACATTGATAAGGAGCGGGAGCTGGAGCGGCAGGCTCGTATCGAGGCGAGTctcagagagagggagagggaggTGCAGAAAGCCCGATCAGAACAGACCAAAGAGATCGACCGAGAAAGGGAGCAGCACAAAAGGGAGGAGGCCATCCAGAATTTCAAAGCCCTCATGTCTGATATG GTACGTTCTTCAGACGCAACGTGGTCAGACACCCGCCGCAACCTGCGGAAGGACCATCGCTGGGAGTCTGCTTCTCTACTGGAAagggaggagaaggagaagcTGTTTAACGAGCACGTTGAAGCTCTggcaaagaagaagaaggaacaATTCAGGCAGCTGCTTGACGAGACCAGCATG ATCACGCTGACAACTTCATGGAAGGAAGTGAAGAAGGTCATCAAGGATGACCCTCGCTGTATTAAATTCTCCTCTAGTGACCGA AAGAGACAGCGAGAATTTGAAGACTACATCAAAGACAAATACATCACAGCCAAAGCTGACTTCAGAACCCTGCTAAAGGAGACAAAGTTCATCACTTACAG gtcaagaaagctgatccaggagtcaGACCAACATCTAAAAGATGTGGAGAAGATCCTTCAAAACGACAAGCGATACCTTGTCCTGGAGTGTGTCCCAGAGGAGCGCAGAAAGCTGATCATGTTCTACATCGAAGACTTAGACCGACGTGGACCGCCTCCTCCCCCCACCGCCTCTGAGCCGACTCGACGCTCCACCAAGTGA